A DNA window from Nitrospira sp. contains the following coding sequences:
- a CDS encoding conserved membrane protein of unknown function (Evidence 4 : Unknown function but conserved in other organisms; MaGe:77309425): MSDDFGKELLMLGGTIAGFVAALLTVLEKLLDFQARRHSLHETKGTSRPERAAPEPTSTIDFFSSKPLRGSSYLLLYETSVIVAAGIMLNYVGLTLSRHMDSILFLDMTGTALVAFLLGPWWGAIVALLSNSVVNWLLYPEAGADVVIFPWSLVNMTGALFWGTMARQPGFQKYVRTAKSSVLAHSWFLLSFGLVGAVVMSIPGTLVQAALNERTIFALNPEVASALSARVTQWESLVRGPLESMLGMHWGESVSWYVVNWFQNIVRYIPDKTMSAAIALVVLKYGYPLFEQELIHGGPDKEPPGDERMLPLVLGLLYAPSYATLISSESYAGMQFWPLWSLPWFFIVMGYFKLRYWGKTDERLHEARLERAERYARALKPIRKEASYEFCRRLTFVTLVASLIFALCLPILLMDFYRVTFKFFCVVYGFLLAVYLIRVAIAQNISVAKAE; this comes from the coding sequence ATGTCGGACGACTTCGGCAAAGAGCTGTTAATGCTGGGCGGAACCATCGCGGGCTTCGTAGCCGCGCTGCTCACGGTGCTCGAAAAGCTCCTCGACTTTCAGGCCCGCAGGCACAGCCTGCACGAGACCAAAGGAACTTCCCGGCCGGAGCGCGCCGCGCCTGAGCCGACCTCGACCATCGATTTCTTTTCTTCCAAGCCGCTTCGCGGATCGTCCTATCTCCTTTTATACGAAACCAGCGTGATCGTCGCCGCCGGTATCATGTTGAACTACGTCGGTCTGACGCTCAGCCGCCATATGGACAGCATTCTCTTCCTGGACATGACCGGCACGGCGCTGGTCGCCTTTCTCTTGGGCCCCTGGTGGGGCGCCATCGTCGCGCTGCTGTCGAACTCCGTCGTGAACTGGCTGCTCTATCCGGAAGCCGGCGCCGATGTCGTCATCTTCCCTTGGTCACTCGTGAATATGACCGGCGCGCTGTTCTGGGGCACTATGGCCAGGCAGCCGGGCTTCCAAAAGTATGTGCGGACCGCGAAGAGTTCGGTCCTGGCCCATAGCTGGTTCCTGCTCAGCTTTGGCCTCGTCGGAGCTGTCGTGATGAGCATCCCCGGAACCCTCGTCCAGGCGGCGCTGAACGAACGCACTATCTTTGCGCTGAATCCCGAAGTGGCTTCAGCGCTCAGCGCGCGTGTCACTCAGTGGGAAAGCCTCGTCCGTGGCCCACTGGAATCCATGCTCGGAATGCACTGGGGCGAGAGTGTCAGCTGGTATGTTGTAAACTGGTTCCAGAACATCGTCCGGTATATCCCGGACAAAACCATGAGCGCCGCGATCGCGCTGGTGGTGCTGAAGTACGGCTATCCCCTGTTTGAGCAGGAATTGATCCACGGCGGCCCTGACAAAGAGCCGCCTGGCGATGAGCGCATGCTCCCGTTGGTCCTCGGCCTGCTCTATGCGCCGTCTTACGCAACGCTCATCAGCAGCGAGAGCTATGCGGGCATGCAATTCTGGCCGCTCTGGTCGCTGCCTTGGTTTTTTATCGTGATGGGCTACTTCAAGCTGCGCTATTGGGGGAAGACAGATGAGAGGCTGCACGAGGCCCGTCTCGAACGGGCGGAGCGCTATGCCCGCGCGTTGAAGCCGATCCGGAAAGAAGCATCCTATGAATTCTGCAGGCGACTCACCTTCGTCACGCTTGTCGCCAGCCTCATTTTTGCTCTCTGCCTGCCCATCCTGCTAATGGACTTCTATCGCGTCACCTTCAAGTTTTTCTGCGTGGTCTACGGATTCCTGCTCGCCGTCTATCTTATCCGCGTCGCTATCGCGCAAAATATTTCCGTGGCTAAAGCGGAATAA
- a CDS encoding Ribonuclease BN (MaGe:77309424), giving the protein MRAFRFIFGVLKTFQRQGCASLAASLAFFSLLSLFPLVFLLLYGVSFLVSQDVIGEQFLLSFLKGFLPSLGERLAEELHRISVLESVRWAVFLSFAWFGALVFYELDYALNVVFESTWKRHPLISTAISVALLGATQLLLIVSYVATQIINFFTGYVPQLWGLDLVALAAHDFLLTYTVPFGLAFLTVTGLYRFVPRRRPEWREAMIGGMTFGLLWVAAKLLFVTYSGYATVYIRLYGSLLEIVLMLLWIYYSSVLLLFGAIVAHKLQQQTHTAHPPPAAPASA; this is encoded by the coding sequence ATGCGAGCCTTCCGGTTCATTTTTGGCGTTCTGAAAACATTCCAGCGCCAAGGCTGCGCCAGCTTGGCGGCGTCGCTGGCGTTCTTCTCGCTCCTCTCCCTGTTTCCGCTCGTCTTCCTATTACTCTACGGCGTCAGCTTTCTCGTCAGCCAGGACGTGATCGGCGAGCAGTTCCTCCTGAGTTTCCTGAAGGGTTTCCTACCCTCGCTGGGTGAGCGCTTGGCGGAAGAGCTGCATCGCATCAGCGTGCTGGAGAGCGTGCGGTGGGCCGTGTTTCTCTCCTTCGCCTGGTTCGGCGCGCTGGTTTTTTACGAACTGGACTACGCATTGAATGTCGTCTTTGAAAGCACCTGGAAGCGTCACCCACTGATCTCCACGGCCATTTCAGTCGCCTTGCTGGGCGCCACCCAACTGCTCCTGATCGTGTCCTATGTGGCGACACAGATCATCAATTTCTTCACCGGCTACGTCCCGCAGTTGTGGGGGCTAGACTTGGTGGCACTGGCCGCTCATGATTTCTTGCTGACCTACACGGTGCCGTTCGGATTGGCTTTTCTGACCGTCACGGGATTGTACCGGTTCGTCCCGCGCCGCCGCCCGGAGTGGCGTGAAGCCATGATTGGCGGGATGACCTTCGGCCTGCTGTGGGTGGCCGCCAAACTCCTGTTCGTCACCTATAGCGGGTATGCGACGGTCTATATACGACTGTACGGCTCACTCCTTGAAATTGTCCTCATGCTGCTCTGGATCTACTACTCGTCCGTCCTCCTGCTATTCGGCGCGATAGTGGCCCACAAGCTTCAACAACAGACTCACACCGCGCACCCGCCACCGGCGGCGCCAGCCTCGGCCTAG
- a CDS encoding NADH-quinone oxidoreductase subunit L (MaGe:77309421): MYALIPLFPLAAFLVLGLAGNRIKDRAHLVAVPAVLLSWLLSIAAFFDVAQGAPISQPLYTWLTSGYLDIHIGLYLDRLTVVMLMLVTTVSSLVHIYTIGYMHGEPGYARFFSYIALFTFSMLMLVLADNLLQLFVFWEAVGLCSYLLIGHWYERAAACAAATKAFLVNRVGDFGFMLGLLLVWYSFGSLNYLDIFPAAHEAGNLTMNVLGPFGGTWDVSVFTLICLLLFTGAIGKSAQVPLHVWLPDAMEGPTPISALIHAATMVTAGVFMVARLAPIYNLSPTAMTVVALVGAATMVLGATIALTQTDIKRVVAYSTVSQLGYMVMACGLGAYSAGMYHLLTHGAFKALLFLGCGSVIIALHHEQDMRHMGGLKDKLPVTYWTFVIGSLALAGFPLTAGFFSKDDLLISAWSAGSLGQVLTVMGLLTALMTAFYSFRLVFVTFWGPSHVDKKHAKHVHEPSSTMTFPLMVLAVLSIAAGYVGIPEFLEPVFAHGEAAAAAHHSDAGFAIMIVATLMGLTGIAGAYYAYVLNPQLPDRLASRWKTLYEGSLHKWYVDEAYDRIFVKPTFALAADMWKRIDVAVIDGAVNGIARGIAWGGWWLRLVQSGQTQHYALGMALGMVILVTVFLVF; this comes from the coding sequence ATGTACGCGCTGATCCCATTATTTCCGCTGGCCGCGTTCCTCGTGCTGGGGCTGGCCGGCAACCGTATCAAGGACCGCGCGCACCTCGTCGCCGTCCCGGCGGTGCTGCTGTCGTGGCTCCTGTCCATCGCCGCATTTTTCGACGTCGCCCAAGGCGCCCCGATCAGCCAGCCGCTCTATACCTGGCTGACGTCCGGCTATCTCGATATCCATATCGGACTATATCTGGACCGGCTGACCGTCGTAATGCTCATGCTAGTCACCACCGTCAGCTCGCTCGTGCATATTTACACGATCGGCTATATGCACGGAGAGCCGGGCTATGCGCGCTTCTTCAGTTACATCGCGCTCTTCACCTTCTCGATGCTGATGTTGGTGCTGGCCGACAATCTGTTGCAGCTCTTCGTCTTCTGGGAAGCGGTCGGCCTCTGTTCCTACCTCTTGATCGGCCATTGGTATGAACGCGCCGCCGCCTGCGCCGCCGCGACCAAAGCGTTCCTGGTCAATCGCGTGGGAGACTTCGGTTTCATGCTGGGCCTGTTGCTGGTCTGGTACTCCTTCGGCTCGTTGAACTATCTCGACATTTTCCCCGCGGCTCATGAAGCGGGGAACCTGACAATGAATGTGCTCGGCCCCTTCGGCGGAACGTGGGACGTATCGGTCTTTACGTTGATCTGCCTGCTGCTGTTTACCGGCGCAATTGGCAAGTCGGCGCAAGTACCGTTGCACGTCTGGCTGCCGGACGCGATGGAGGGCCCGACGCCCATTTCCGCCTTGATCCATGCCGCCACGATGGTGACGGCCGGTGTCTTCATGGTGGCCAGGCTGGCCCCAATCTACAATTTGTCGCCGACCGCCATGACCGTGGTCGCGCTGGTCGGCGCCGCGACGATGGTGCTCGGCGCAACGATTGCATTGACGCAGACCGACATCAAGCGCGTCGTGGCCTATTCCACCGTCAGCCAGCTGGGCTACATGGTCATGGCTTGCGGCCTCGGCGCCTACAGCGCCGGGATGTACCACTTGCTCACGCACGGCGCCTTCAAGGCCTTGCTCTTCCTGGGGTGCGGTTCGGTGATCATCGCACTGCATCACGAGCAGGACATGCGCCATATGGGCGGCTTGAAAGACAAGCTGCCGGTCACCTATTGGACCTTCGTCATCGGCTCGCTGGCATTGGCGGGATTTCCACTGACGGCCGGCTTCTTCAGCAAGGACGATCTGTTGATCTCCGCCTGGTCGGCTGGCTCGCTGGGGCAAGTGCTCACCGTGATGGGATTGCTGACGGCCCTCATGACCGCCTTCTATAGTTTCCGGCTCGTCTTCGTCACCTTCTGGGGTCCCTCTCACGTCGATAAGAAGCACGCCAAGCACGTGCATGAACCATCGAGCACGATGACCTTCCCGCTCATGGTGCTAGCAGTGCTGAGTATCGCCGCCGGCTATGTCGGCATCCCGGAGTTTCTCGAACCGGTCTTTGCTCATGGCGAAGCCGCCGCGGCGGCCCATCACAGCGATGCCGGATTCGCCATCATGATCGTGGCCACTCTCATGGGATTGACGGGAATCGCCGGGGCCTACTATGCGTACGTGCTGAATCCACAACTGCCGGATCGATTGGCCAGCCGGTGGAAGACGCTCTACGAGGGCTCGCTGCACAAATGGTATGTGGACGAAGCCTATGACCGCATATTCGTGAAGCCGACCTTTGCCCTCGCCGCCGACATGTGGAAGCGGATCGATGTGGCAGTGATCGACGGCGCGGTGAACGGCATTGCGCGCGGGATCGCCTGGGGCGGCTGGTGGTTGCGCCTGGTGCAAAGCGGACAGACCCAGCATTATGCGCTCGGCATGGCGCTCGGCATGGTCATTCTTGTGACAGTCTTTTTGGTGTTCTGA
- a CDS encoding NodB homology domain-containing protein (MaGe:77309427) has protein sequence MLPKAFLWILSAVLTGGLGIFAPPVTMAQVIKSGPPSCPGIALTFDLCPVKKSPGYDQALVDYLIQQRIPATFFMSGKWIAKHDAEVEHLLGIEFFEVGTHGEVHAHLPMHNAEEQQREIHAPVKLLHEHYAHAATLFRPPYGEYNDTTIDVVKLLGLRFIQWSIESGDPDPTLTADQIVTRIQQRAKPGSIVVLHANGKGKQTRAVIERLTTDILPRKSLTPMTVSELLACTQRTP, from the coding sequence ATGTTACCGAAGGCGTTCCTCTGGATACTGAGTGCCGTCCTCACAGGAGGGCTGGGAATATTTGCGCCTCCCGTCACGATGGCCCAAGTCATCAAATCGGGGCCGCCTTCCTGCCCAGGCATTGCGCTGACATTCGACCTCTGCCCTGTGAAAAAGAGTCCTGGCTATGACCAGGCGCTGGTGGATTACTTGATCCAACAACGCATCCCAGCCACCTTCTTCATGTCCGGCAAATGGATCGCGAAACACGATGCCGAAGTGGAACACTTATTAGGTATCGAGTTCTTTGAAGTCGGCACCCACGGCGAGGTGCATGCGCACCTGCCGATGCACAACGCCGAGGAGCAGCAGCGAGAGATTCACGCGCCGGTCAAACTTCTGCACGAACATTATGCGCACGCCGCCACGCTCTTTCGGCCGCCCTATGGGGAATACAACGACACCACCATCGATGTCGTGAAACTCCTCGGCCTGCGTTTCATTCAATGGAGCATTGAATCCGGCGATCCCGATCCGACCCTGACCGCCGATCAAATCGTGACCCGCATTCAACAGCGCGCGAAACCCGGCAGTATCGTCGTGCTGCATGCCAACGGCAAGGGCAAACAGACCAGAGCCGTGATCGAGCGGCTGACCACCGACATTCTCCCGCGCAAGTCGCTCACACCCATGACCGTGAGCGAGTTATTGGCCTGCACGCAACGAACCCCATGA
- a CDS encoding NADH-quinone oxidoreductase subunit N 2 (MaGe:77309423), whose protein sequence is MMLSAHDLFAILPELLVIFAACAVLALDPITPAAKKDGLAWLSLGTMAVCMGLTAARFGSPTTAFGGLVAIDNYSCFWKLLLYFVTGLTILLSLPYLKEERIYFGEYYGFILLALSGMMVMVSGTDLLTIYLGTELMSISLYIMAGLKRAEAKSLEASTKYFVLGAFSSGILLYGISLLYGSAGSTQLPAIAAAIAGRGPNDSLLLIATILIAVGFSFKLAVVPFHMWTPDVYQGAPTSVTAFMAVASKAASFGAFMRVFVEGLGGVRANWSAMFLLLCIGTLILGNIVALVQTNVKRMLAYSSIAHAGYALIGVAAAGRLAPTEAASAISSVMLYIALYAFMTFGAFAIIALLRKGGLEGDEIEDFSGLAKRHPFAALLMLVFMVSLAGIPPTAGFIGKFYVFMAAVQAGLTWLAVLALVFAAISAYFYLRLVMVMYMREPDTVTALSPRFVSSPALSIVLACAIAGVVFFGLYPDPIVNLATQAALTLK, encoded by the coding sequence ATGATGCTCTCGGCTCACGACCTGTTCGCCATTCTGCCGGAACTGCTGGTCATCTTCGCGGCCTGCGCGGTCCTGGCGCTGGATCCGATTACACCGGCGGCCAAGAAAGACGGGCTGGCCTGGCTCAGCCTCGGCACGATGGCAGTCTGCATGGGCTTGACCGCCGCGCGTTTCGGCTCGCCGACGACGGCCTTCGGCGGGTTGGTCGCAATCGACAACTACTCCTGCTTTTGGAAGCTCTTGCTCTATTTTGTGACCGGACTGACGATTCTGCTGTCCCTCCCCTATCTGAAGGAAGAACGCATTTATTTCGGCGAGTACTATGGCTTCATTCTCCTCGCTCTCTCCGGCATGATGGTCATGGTGTCCGGCACCGACCTGCTCACGATCTATCTCGGCACCGAGCTCATGTCCATCTCCCTCTATATCATGGCCGGTCTCAAGCGGGCGGAAGCCAAATCGCTCGAAGCCTCGACGAAGTACTTTGTGCTCGGCGCCTTTTCATCCGGCATTCTGCTGTACGGGATCTCGCTGCTGTACGGCTCGGCCGGCAGCACCCAGCTCCCGGCCATCGCCGCCGCGATTGCAGGCCGCGGCCCGAACGACTCTCTGCTGCTCATCGCTACGATCCTCATCGCCGTAGGCTTCAGTTTCAAACTCGCGGTCGTGCCCTTCCACATGTGGACGCCGGATGTGTATCAAGGCGCTCCGACCTCCGTCACCGCGTTTATGGCGGTGGCCTCGAAAGCCGCCAGCTTCGGCGCGTTCATGCGAGTCTTCGTCGAAGGGCTCGGCGGCGTGCGGGCCAACTGGTCGGCGATGTTCCTGCTGCTCTGCATCGGCACATTGATCCTGGGCAACATCGTCGCGCTGGTGCAGACGAACGTGAAACGCATGCTCGCCTATTCAAGCATTGCCCATGCGGGCTATGCCCTGATCGGCGTCGCGGCCGCCGGCCGCCTGGCTCCGACTGAAGCGGCCTCCGCGATTTCAAGCGTCATGCTCTATATTGCCCTCTATGCGTTCATGACCTTCGGAGCCTTCGCCATCATCGCGCTGTTGCGGAAGGGCGGCCTTGAAGGAGACGAGATCGAAGATTTCAGCGGCCTGGCCAAACGCCATCCCTTTGCCGCGCTGCTCATGCTGGTCTTTATGGTTTCGCTGGCCGGCATCCCGCCGACCGCCGGCTTCATCGGAAAATTCTACGTCTTCATGGCGGCCGTGCAGGCGGGGCTCACCTGGCTGGCCGTGCTGGCGCTGGTCTTTGCCGCAATCTCGGCCTACTTCTATCTGCGGCTGGTGATGGTGATGTACATGCGGGAGCCGGACACGGTCACCGCCTTGTCGCCCAGATTTGTGTCGTCTCCGGCCCTCTCCATTGTCCTGGCCTGCGCCATCGCAGGCGTAGTGTTCTTCGGACTCTATCCCGATCCGATTGTGAACCTGGCAACCCAGGCCGCCCTCACATTGAAATAA
- a CDS encoding NADH-quinone oxidoreductase subunit K 2 (MaGe:77309420), with product MTIPITYYLVLSAVVFLTGLVGVLIRRNIIAILLSVELMLNATNINFVAFSEHLRDLGGQVFVFFALTVAAAEVAVGLAIIIALHRAKDTIDVEQFNLMKW from the coding sequence ATGACCATTCCCATTACCTACTATCTCGTCTTGAGCGCCGTCGTCTTTTTGACCGGCCTGGTGGGCGTACTCATCCGCCGCAATATCATCGCCATTCTGCTGTCGGTGGAATTGATGCTGAACGCCACGAATATCAACTTCGTCGCCTTTTCCGAGCATCTGCGCGATCTCGGCGGGCAGGTCTTCGTCTTCTTCGCGCTGACCGTCGCCGCCGCCGAAGTCGCGGTGGGACTGGCGATCATCATCGCCCTGCACCGGGCCAAAGACACCATCGACGTGGAACAGTTCAACTTGATGAAGTGGTAA
- a CDS encoding GNAT family N-acetyltransferase (MaGe:77309428), with protein sequence MSSPRIRPMQAADREAVVQLLADSDPWKTLGYTGTDWNRIFAPIPQGRETLVAEIDGTVAGVALVREKFLLGDYLELLGVATWNRKTGVGAALLAHVEQLVFARTNNLFACVSDFNSPARAFYKKHGFQEIGPMPDFLIPGSSEMLLRKTAGPARKGR encoded by the coding sequence ATGAGCAGCCCGCGCATCAGACCGATGCAGGCCGCCGACCGCGAGGCCGTGGTGCAACTTCTGGCGGACTCCGACCCCTGGAAGACCCTCGGCTATACCGGCACCGACTGGAACCGGATCTTTGCGCCGATCCCCCAAGGACGCGAAACTCTCGTCGCTGAGATCGACGGCACCGTAGCGGGAGTGGCCCTGGTGCGGGAGAAGTTTCTGTTGGGCGATTACCTGGAACTCCTGGGCGTCGCGACGTGGAACAGAAAGACCGGTGTCGGCGCCGCGCTCCTGGCCCATGTAGAGCAACTCGTCTTTGCGAGAACGAACAACCTCTTCGCCTGCGTGTCTGACTTCAACTCGCCGGCCAGAGCCTTCTATAAGAAACACGGGTTTCAAGAGATCGGACCGATGCCGGACTTTTTAATTCCCGGCAGCTCAGAAATGCTGCTCAGAAAAACGGCAGGACCGGCAAGGAAAGGCAGATGA
- a CDS encoding NADH-quinone oxidoreductase subunit I (MaGe:77309418), whose product MAQATTSERFFSWLKTMTFYELLVGMKATMSHLIHYKPITLQYPHEKRTLPDNYRGMLALLRYDDETEKCVGCDLCEAACPSRVIRVVSAEVPGEPTKRYSKEYYMDMTRCLFCGMCVEACPVDALAMTREFEWAVFDKRDLQLNKQQLLAIGDRSFPVREKRLELQHQNVAFFNVAFTHMPQKPK is encoded by the coding sequence ATGGCCCAGGCAACGACATCGGAACGTTTTTTCAGCTGGCTCAAGACCATGACGTTCTATGAGCTCTTGGTCGGCATGAAAGCCACGATGTCGCATCTCATTCACTACAAGCCCATCACGCTGCAGTACCCGCACGAAAAGCGCACCCTGCCGGACAACTATCGCGGCATGCTCGCGCTCCTGCGCTACGACGACGAGACGGAGAAATGCGTCGGGTGCGATCTCTGCGAAGCGGCCTGCCCTTCGCGCGTGATTCGCGTGGTAAGCGCGGAAGTTCCCGGAGAGCCGACCAAACGCTACTCCAAGGAATATTACATGGACATGACCCGCTGCCTCTTTTGCGGCATGTGCGTCGAGGCCTGTCCGGTCGATGCCCTGGCCATGACGAGAGAGTTCGAATGGGCGGTGTTCGACAAGCGCGACTTGCAGTTGAACAAGCAACAGCTGCTCGCCATCGGCGACCGCTCGTTCCCCGTTCGCGAGAAGCGCCTGGAGCTTCAACACCAGAACGTCGCCTTCTTCAATGTGGCGTTCACGCACATGCCGCAGAAACCGAAGTAA
- a CDS encoding Zinc metalloprotease (MaGe:77309426), with translation MQLGSWEIGRALGIPIRVHASWFLVFFLVTSSLASGYLPASLPGLSEERYWAMGAVAAVLLFASVLLHELGHAYVALTYRIAISQITLFIFGGVAHMREEPPHPRAEFLIAIAGPVVSVVLGLFCLEAVALVDTTSEAADWKGLIILGSLLGFVNLQLGLFNLIPGFPLDGGRVLRAGLWAWGKDFYRATVQASWVGLAFGVLFGLAGVMIVIAALSGDLPGSTASDGGWIILMATFLFATALASRRQARLRQSLAVVPIQELMIRTVVAIAPDCTVADAVNQYFVPHGYGGFPVVSNGELVGLVTVLDVQAVPQTLWAWKQIGQIMRPVSPGLTIAPNMPVLDAMQRMSQEGLDRLVVMQEGQVIGLVTHSAIVHYLQLHKA, from the coding sequence ATGCAACTCGGCTCTTGGGAAATCGGTCGTGCGCTAGGCATTCCCATTCGCGTCCATGCCTCCTGGTTCCTGGTCTTTTTCCTCGTGACCTCCAGCCTGGCCTCGGGATATTTACCAGCCAGTTTGCCGGGGCTGTCGGAAGAGCGCTACTGGGCGATGGGAGCCGTGGCGGCGGTGTTGTTGTTTGCGTCGGTCCTGCTTCATGAGCTGGGGCATGCCTATGTGGCGCTGACCTATCGGATTGCGATCAGCCAGATTACCCTTTTTATCTTCGGCGGTGTCGCGCACATGCGAGAGGAGCCGCCGCATCCCCGCGCGGAATTTCTCATCGCCATCGCCGGCCCTGTTGTCAGCGTCGTGCTTGGATTGTTCTGTCTGGAAGCGGTTGCGCTGGTTGATACGACGAGTGAGGCCGCCGATTGGAAAGGGCTGATCATCCTTGGCAGCTTGCTGGGGTTTGTGAATTTGCAGCTTGGCCTCTTCAATCTGATTCCCGGATTCCCGTTGGATGGCGGCCGGGTGTTGCGCGCAGGTCTTTGGGCTTGGGGCAAAGATTTCTATCGCGCCACTGTCCAAGCCTCGTGGGTTGGGTTGGCGTTCGGCGTCTTGTTCGGCTTGGCGGGCGTAATGATCGTGATCGCTGCGCTCAGCGGAGACCTACCGGGATCGACGGCCTCCGACGGCGGATGGATCATTCTGATGGCGACGTTCCTCTTTGCGACCGCGCTGGCCAGCCGCCGGCAGGCTCGATTGCGCCAATCGCTGGCGGTCGTGCCCATTCAAGAGCTGATGATCCGGACCGTCGTGGCCATTGCGCCGGATTGCACGGTCGCGGACGCGGTGAATCAATACTTTGTTCCGCACGGGTACGGAGGATTTCCCGTAGTGTCAAACGGAGAGCTGGTCGGGCTGGTGACAGTGCTGGACGTTCAGGCGGTTCCCCAAACGCTGTGGGCGTGGAAGCAGATCGGACAGATTATGCGCCCCGTATCGCCCGGTTTGACGATTGCGCCGAATATGCCGGTGTTGGATGCGATGCAGCGAATGAGTCAGGAAGGGTTGGATCGCCTGGTTGTCATGCAGGAAGGCCAAGTCATCGGGCTCGTCACCCATTCGGCGATCGTGCATTATCTGCAATTGCACAAGGCGTGA
- a CDS encoding VOC family protein (MaGe:77309429): MKVTKLLHTRMRVSDMEQTIAFYTGVLGLEVIERKTSPRGSHLAFLKVPNSEELIELTSFPPSGPVTVQEDLVHLAFQVDSLDDTIAALTAKGVKITDGPTQTSSGSRFLFIDAPDGYEIELIERPAGVKIV, translated from the coding sequence ATGAAAGTCACGAAACTTCTCCACACCAGAATGCGCGTGAGCGATATGGAACAGACCATCGCCTTCTATACCGGCGTGCTGGGCCTTGAAGTGATCGAACGCAAAACCTCGCCGCGCGGCTCGCACCTCGCCTTCTTGAAAGTTCCCAACAGCGAGGAGCTGATCGAGCTAACCAGCTTTCCACCCAGCGGACCAGTGACAGTGCAGGAGGATCTGGTTCATCTCGCCTTTCAAGTGGACAGCCTCGACGACACCATCGCCGCGCTCACGGCCAAAGGCGTGAAGATCACGGACGGTCCCACCCAAACCTCTTCCGGCAGCCGATTTCTTTTTATCGATGCTCCCGACGGCTATGAGATCGAGTTGATTGAGCGGCCGGCCGGCGTAAAAATCGTGTAG
- a CDS encoding NADH-ubiquinone oxidoreductase chain J (MaGe:77309419), with protein MDYLLFGYFAGVIALTALFVVAFRNPVYSALSLLIMFFHVAGLYVTLHAEFLAAVQIIVYAGAILVLYLFVIMLLNLKTDDRYHSQWRAAAVVGGSLLIEFLVLLAGSLSAPPAAAPRVDIETGDNTLAIGETLFSTYLFPFEVASLILLVAMIGAIVLAKRELPETPAS; from the coding sequence GTGGATTATTTGCTGTTCGGATATTTCGCCGGAGTCATCGCCCTGACGGCCCTGTTCGTCGTGGCGTTCAGAAACCCGGTGTACAGCGCGCTCTCGCTGCTCATCATGTTTTTCCATGTCGCGGGGCTCTACGTGACGCTGCATGCCGAATTCCTGGCGGCCGTTCAAATCATTGTGTACGCCGGCGCCATTCTGGTGCTGTATCTCTTCGTCATCATGCTGCTCAATCTCAAAACCGACGATCGGTACCACAGTCAATGGCGGGCCGCGGCCGTTGTCGGCGGCTCCTTGCTCATTGAATTCCTCGTGCTGCTGGCCGGCAGTCTGTCCGCCCCGCCCGCCGCAGCGCCGCGAGTGGATATCGAAACCGGGGATAACACGCTGGCGATCGGAGAAACGCTCTTTTCAACCTACTTGTTTCCGTTTGAAGTGGCGTCGCTCATCCTGCTGGTGGCCATGATCGGCGCCATCGTCCTGGCGAAGCGAGAGCTCCCGGAGACCCCGGCATCATGA